A genomic segment from Vagococcus zengguangii encodes:
- the ychF gene encoding redox-regulated ATPase YchF, producing the protein MSLTAGIVGLPNVGKSTLFNAITKAGVEAANYPFATIDPNVGMVEVPDYRLDELTKLVNPKKTVPTTFEFTDIAGIVRGASKGEGLGNQFLSHIRQVDAICQVVRCFEDENITHVEGKVNPLADIETINLELVLADLESVTKRHTRVAKIAKTKDKEAVAELAVLDKIKPVLEEGLPVRSIEFYDEELPIVKGLFLLTSKPMLYVANVAEEDVADPDSNELVQMVREFAASEGAKVITVCARAEEEIAELEDEADRQEFLEALGIEESGLDQLIREAYDLLGLATYFTAGEKEVRAWTFKQGMKAPQCAGVIHSDFEKGFIRAETVSFEDLKQYGNMQAAKEAGRVRLEGKEYVVNDGDIMLFRFNV; encoded by the coding sequence ATGTCATTAACAGCAGGAATCGTTGGTTTACCTAACGTTGGAAAATCAACATTATTCAATGCTATTACAAAAGCAGGAGTAGAGGCCGCTAACTATCCGTTTGCGACTATTGACCCAAACGTGGGAATGGTAGAAGTGCCAGATTACCGTTTAGATGAATTAACAAAATTAGTCAACCCTAAAAAAACAGTCCCAACAACATTTGAATTTACGGATATCGCGGGTATCGTTCGTGGAGCTAGTAAAGGGGAAGGATTAGGGAACCAATTCTTAAGCCATATCCGCCAAGTAGATGCCATTTGCCAAGTCGTTCGTTGTTTTGAAGATGAAAACATTACTCACGTTGAAGGAAAAGTAAATCCTTTAGCCGATATCGAAACAATCAACTTAGAGCTAGTTTTAGCTGACTTAGAATCAGTGACAAAACGTCATACTCGTGTCGCTAAAATTGCTAAAACAAAAGATAAAGAAGCTGTTGCTGAATTAGCTGTTTTAGATAAAATCAAACCTGTATTAGAAGAAGGCTTACCTGTTCGTAGTATTGAATTTTACGATGAAGAGTTACCAATCGTGAAAGGGTTATTCTTATTAACATCTAAACCAATGTTATACGTTGCTAACGTTGCCGAAGAAGACGTAGCAGATCCAGATAGCAATGAATTAGTTCAAATGGTTCGTGAATTTGCAGCGAGTGAAGGGGCGAAAGTTATCACTGTTTGTGCCCGTGCTGAAGAAGAAATCGCTGAGTTAGAAGACGAAGCTGACCGCCAAGAATTTTTAGAAGCATTAGGAATTGAAGAATCTGGTTTGGATCAATTAATCCGTGAAGCCTATGACTTATTAGGTTTAGCGACTTATTTCACTGCTGGTGAAAAAGAAGTACGCGCTTGGACCTTTAAACAAGGCATGAAAGCACCACAATGTGCCGGTGTTATCCATTCAGATTTCGAAAAAGGGTTTATTCGTGCCGAAACAGTGTCATTTGAAGATTTAAAACAATACGGTAACATGCAAGCGGCTAAAGAAGCGGGTCGTGTTCGCTTAGAAGGTAAAGAATATGTCGTTAATGACGGCGATATCATGTTATTCCGTTTCAACGTCTAA
- a CDS encoding DUF951 domain-containing protein: MYDLGDIVEMKKPHACQTNRWEIIRMGMDIKIRCENCRHIVMMPRKEFDKKMKRVLVKKGD, translated from the coding sequence ATGTATGACTTAGGCGATATCGTGGAGATGAAAAAACCACATGCTTGCCAAACGAACCGTTGGGAAATTATTCGTATGGGAATGGACATCAAAATTCGCTGTGAGAACTGTCGTCATATCGTGATGATGCCTCGCAAAGAATTCGACAAAAAAATGAAACGCGTATTGGTAAAAAAAGGTGATTGA